One stretch of Azoarcus sp. KH32C DNA includes these proteins:
- a CDS encoding electron transfer flavoprotein subunit alpha/FixB family protein has translation MSILVLAEHDNTQLKSATLNAVTAAVQIGGEVHVLVAGSGCGAAGEAAAKVVGVSKVLVADDPSLAHQLAENLAPVIASAVKAGGYSHLLAPACSVAKAVMPRVAARLDVMQISEISAVFDASTFERPIYAGNALATVQSRDPIKVVTVRTTKFAPAAATGGSASVETVGGAIDAGLSSFVSQELTKSVRPELTSARIVVSGGRGVGSAGGFGLLDKVADKLGAAVGASRAAVDSGFAPNDYQVGQTGKVVAPDVYIAVGISGAIQHLAGMKDSKVIVAINKDPEAPIFNVADYGLVADLHEALPELAERLSS, from the coding sequence ATGAGCATCCTCGTACTTGCCGAACACGACAACACCCAACTCAAGTCGGCGACGCTGAACGCAGTCACCGCCGCAGTGCAGATCGGAGGCGAGGTCCACGTGCTCGTCGCCGGGTCCGGCTGCGGCGCGGCGGGCGAAGCGGCGGCCAAAGTCGTGGGCGTGTCCAAGGTGCTGGTCGCAGACGATCCCTCGCTTGCCCATCAGCTCGCGGAAAACCTCGCGCCGGTGATCGCCTCGGCGGTGAAGGCCGGCGGCTACAGCCATCTGCTCGCGCCGGCCTGCAGCGTGGCCAAGGCAGTCATGCCGCGTGTCGCAGCGCGCCTCGACGTGATGCAGATCTCCGAGATCAGCGCGGTCTTCGACGCCTCGACCTTCGAGCGGCCGATCTACGCGGGCAATGCGCTGGCGACGGTGCAGTCGCGCGATCCCATCAAGGTGGTGACGGTGCGCACGACCAAGTTCGCTCCGGCCGCGGCCACGGGCGGCAGCGCCTCGGTCGAGACGGTTGGCGGTGCCATCGATGCCGGCCTGTCGAGCTTCGTGTCGCAGGAGCTCACCAAGAGCGTCCGTCCCGAACTCACCTCGGCGCGCATCGTCGTCTCGGGTGGGCGCGGTGTCGGTTCCGCCGGCGGCTTCGGTCTGCTCGACAAGGTGGCCGACAAGCTCGGCGCCGCGGTCGGTGCGTCGCGTGCGGCGGTCGACTCGGGGTTCGCGCCGAACGACTACCAGGTCGGCCAGACCGGCAAGGTCGTCGCCCCCGACGTGTATATCGCGGTCGGCATCTCGGGTGCCATCCAGCACCTGGCCGGCATGAAGGACTCCAAGGTGATCGTCGCGATCAACAAGGACCCGGAAGCCCCCATCTTCAACGTCGCCGACTACGGGCTCGTAGCCGACCTCCACGAAGCGCTCCCTGAGCTTGCCGAACGGCTAAGCTCGTGA
- a CDS encoding electron transfer flavoprotein subunit beta/FixA family protein, whose amino-acid sequence MKIFAAVKRVVDFNVSVRVKADGTGVDTANLKMSMNPFDEIAVEAAVKLKEDGKASEVIAVSVGPDKAQDTLRTALAMGADRAILVQTDGETEPLAVAKALKALVDREGPQLVFVGKQAIDDDCNQTGQMLASLLDWAQGTFVSGLELDGGGAAITREVDGGLERAKVRLPAVLTVDLRLNQPRYPGLPAIMKAKKKPLDVVTADSLGVDLSPRLATLKVVEPPKRHAGVKLSSAAELAAKLKDLVEVA is encoded by the coding sequence TATTCGCAGCAGTAAAGCGCGTCGTCGATTTCAACGTCAGCGTGCGCGTAAAGGCGGACGGCACCGGAGTCGACACCGCCAATCTCAAGATGTCGATGAACCCCTTCGACGAGATCGCCGTCGAGGCGGCGGTGAAGCTCAAGGAAGACGGCAAGGCGAGTGAGGTGATCGCCGTGTCGGTGGGCCCCGACAAGGCCCAGGACACCCTGCGCACCGCCCTTGCGATGGGTGCCGATCGCGCCATCCTCGTGCAGACCGATGGCGAGACCGAGCCGCTCGCGGTGGCCAAGGCGCTTAAGGCCCTGGTCGACCGTGAAGGACCGCAGCTCGTCTTCGTCGGCAAGCAGGCGATCGACGACGACTGCAATCAGACCGGGCAGATGCTCGCTTCGCTCCTCGACTGGGCGCAGGGCACTTTCGTGTCCGGTCTGGAGCTGGACGGTGGCGGTGCCGCCATCACGCGCGAGGTGGACGGCGGCCTCGAGCGCGCGAAGGTCCGCCTGCCGGCGGTGCTGACGGTCGACCTGCGCCTCAACCAGCCGCGCTACCCGGGGCTGCCGGCTATCATGAAAGCAAAGAAGAAGCCGCTCGACGTCGTCACGGCTGATTCGCTCGGCGTCGATCTCTCGCCGCGCTTGGCCACCCTCAAGGTGGTTGAACCGCCCAAGCGCCATGCCGGCGTGAAGCTGTCCTCGGCCGCCGAACTCGCGGCCAAGTTGAAAGATCTGGTGGAGGTCGCATAA